TCCTTTTATACAAAAAGTATTTCCTGAAACAATTAATACAAATGGAATTATTGAATCTCCTTTAGAAGAGATTTTTAATATGCAAAAAGAACTTGAAAAAAAATATAATGTAACTATTCCTGGGAAATTGTATTTAAAAATGGATAGTCACCTTCCAGTAGCTGGTTCAATAAAAGCTAGAGGAGGAGTTTATGAGGTGTTAAAGCATGCTGAAGAGTTAGCTATTAATGCTGGAATCCTATCTCTTGATGATGATTATTCAATATTGGCTAATGAAAAATTTAGAAAATTTTTCTCACAATTTAAAGTACAAGTTGGTTCAACAGGTAATTTGGGCTTAAGCATAGGTATAACAAGTGCAGCTATTGGCTTTGAAGTAATCGTACATATGTCAGCAGATGCAAAACAATGGAAAAAAGATATGTTAAGAAGTAAAGGTGTCACTGTAATAGAATATGCTGACGATTATGGAAAAGCTGTTGAAGAGGGAAGAAAAAATTCAGATGCTGATCCTAACAGTTATTTTGTAGATGATGAAAAATCAATAAATCTATTTTTAGGATACACAGTAGCAGCTTCAAGAATAAAAAAACAATTTGATAAAAAAGGTATTATCATAGATAAAGAGCATCCGTTATTAGTATATATTCCTTGTGGTGTTGGAGGAGCCCCTGGAGGGGTGGCTTATGGTCTTAAAAGAATTTTCAAGGAAAATGTTTACATCTTCTTTATAGAACCAGTTCTTGCTCCTTGTATGGTTCTTGGAATGGCAACAGGATTATATGAAAATATTTGTGTACGTGATATTGGAATCTATGGATTAACTCATGCTGATGGACTTGCAGTAGGAAGAGCTTCAGGACTTGTATCTCAATTAATGAATCCTATTTTAAGTGGAATTTTTACATTGGAGGATTATAAACTTTATGATTATTTAAGAGATCTTAATAATTCTGAAAAAATAAAAATTGAACCATCTTCTTGTGCTGCTTTTGAAGGTCCAATCACTCTTATGAAATATGAAAATAGTAAAAAGTATATAGAGGAAAAAATAGGCAAAAATATAGAAAATACTTATCATATTTGTTGGGCAACAGGAGGAAGAATGGTTCCTCAAGAA
The DNA window shown above is from uncultured Fusobacterium sp. and carries:
- the dsdA gene encoding D-serine ammonia-lyase, giving the protein MIIEEMMKLRNEAVRKIAEKKEFVWINPNEINYSKYEKSLPISDAQLKDAEDRLKRFAPFIQKVFPETINTNGIIESPLEEIFNMQKELEKKYNVTIPGKLYLKMDSHLPVAGSIKARGGVYEVLKHAEELAINAGILSLDDDYSILANEKFRKFFSQFKVQVGSTGNLGLSIGITSAAIGFEVIVHMSADAKQWKKDMLRSKGVTVIEYADDYGKAVEEGRKNSDADPNSYFVDDEKSINLFLGYTVAASRIKKQFDKKGIIIDKEHPLLVYIPCGVGGAPGGVAYGLKRIFKENVYIFFIEPVLAPCMVLGMATGLYENICVRDIGIYGLTHADGLAVGRASGLVSQLMNPILSGIFTLEDYKLYDYLRDLNNSEKIKIEPSSCAAFEGPITLMKYENSKKYIEEKIGKNIENTYHICWATGGRMVPQEDMEKFLTTHLK